From the genome of Prevotella herbatica, one region includes:
- a CDS encoding DUF3078 domain-containing protein produces the protein MKIYKKIFTLVLPFCIIVPTMAQNIKTTPPSTKYSAFTNKYIDSMEAAKSDFDYSLSQYGNDSLYISFFPKANYAPLFLPPTFYKGISHRTLAIGSYKNDMQNEAIDNVMMSIYLKRPDLIRTTESHLDIIGPTLEVNHRITPDEQQLTKHVAPKAVEPELEDFGISIYKPNFWSYNGDYYLQFLQNYVSDNWYKGGESNYSIIGAVTLQANYNNKQKIKWENKLEMKLGLQTSQSDSLHTLKTTEDLLRYTGKFGLQATKKWYYTVQLLANTQFMRGYKNNDVFTYSDFASPMNINLSLGMDYNVEWFGKKLIGTIHLAPAAYNFKYVSRLALSTRYGLREGHHTLNDIGSECTLDLTWTFSDMMKWKTRLYGYTTYKRAEIEWENTITFQFNKYISSNIFIYPRFDDGTKRDGKYGYWQYKEYASIGFSYSL, from the coding sequence ATGAAAATATACAAGAAAATATTTACATTGGTTTTGCCTTTCTGCATTATAGTCCCAACTATGGCGCAGAACATAAAGACAACACCCCCAAGCACAAAATATTCAGCTTTCACAAATAAGTACATAGATAGTATGGAAGCAGCTAAAAGTGATTTTGATTATTCATTATCACAATATGGCAACGACTCTCTATATATATCTTTCTTTCCTAAAGCAAATTATGCTCCATTGTTCTTGCCACCAACATTTTACAAAGGTATATCACACAGAACATTGGCCATAGGGAGCTATAAGAATGATATGCAAAATGAGGCTATTGACAATGTCATGATGTCAATATACCTCAAAAGACCAGACTTGATAAGAACCACAGAAAGTCATCTTGACATTATTGGACCAACACTTGAAGTTAATCACAGGATAACACCTGACGAACAACAACTTACAAAACATGTTGCTCCAAAAGCTGTTGAACCAGAATTAGAAGATTTCGGCATCAGTATATACAAGCCAAACTTCTGGTCATACAATGGTGATTACTATCTACAATTCCTCCAGAACTATGTTTCAGACAACTGGTATAAAGGTGGAGAAAGTAATTATAGTATAATTGGTGCAGTTACATTGCAAGCTAATTATAACAATAAGCAGAAAATAAAATGGGAAAACAAACTTGAAATGAAATTAGGTTTGCAAACTTCTCAAAGCGACAGCCTCCACACATTAAAAACGACAGAAGACCTTTTGAGATATACAGGTAAGTTTGGATTACAAGCCACTAAGAAATGGTATTATACTGTTCAGCTATTGGCAAATACACAATTTATGCGTGGTTACAAAAATAACGATGTATTTACATATAGCGATTTTGCAAGTCCAATGAATATCAACCTATCTTTAGGTATGGATTACAATGTAGAATGGTTTGGCAAAAAACTTATCGGAACTATTCATCTAGCTCCTGCAGCATACAACTTCAAATATGTAAGCCGACTCGCATTGAGTACCAGATATGGATTAAGAGAAGGTCATCACACGTTAAATGACATTGGTTCTGAATGTACATTGGATTTAACATGGACATTCAGCGACATGATGAAATGGAAGACTCGCCTATACGGATACACAACATATAAACGTGCTGAAATAGAATGGGAAAACACCATAACATTCCAGTTTAACAAATATATCAGCAGTAACATATTCATATATCCACGCTTTGACGACGGAACTAAACGCGATGGTAAGTATGGGTATTGGCAATACAAGGAATATGCCAGTATTGGATTTTCATATTCTTTGTGA
- a CDS encoding CTP synthase: MAETKYIFVTGGVVSSLGKGIISASIGKLLQSRGYNITIQKFDPYINIDPGTLNPYEHGECYVTVDGMETDLDLGHYERFTGIHTTKANSMTTGRIYKAVIDKERRGDYLGKTIQVVPHITDEIKRNIKLLGQKYHYDYVITEIGGTIGDIESAPFMEAIRQMKWELGKRAINVHLTYVPYLKAAGELKTKPTQHSVKELQSIGIQPDILVLRTEKNLDEGIRKKVAAFCNVDFDCVVQSEDLPSIYEVPVNMQSQGLDTAILRKTGEPIGETPSLGPWKEFIERRKNAKDTVNIGLVGKYDLQDAYKSIRESLSHAGTYNNYKVNISFINSENITEENVAEALKGQDGIMICPGFGQRGIEGKIIAAHYTRCNDIPTFGVCLGMQMMVIEFARNVLGYPDANSREMDEKTPHNVIDIMEEQKNISNMGGTMRLGAYECILKQGSRVFDIYKKENIQERHRHRYEFNNEFQTEYEKNGMMCVGRNPESDLVEIVEIPGLKWYIGTQYHPEYQSTVLKPHPLFVDFVKTAIANKK, translated from the coding sequence GTGGCTGAAACAAAGTATATCTTCGTAACCGGAGGTGTGGTTTCCTCTTTAGGAAAGGGAATCATAAGTGCATCTATCGGTAAGCTTCTGCAATCCAGAGGCTACAACATTACAATTCAGAAATTTGATCCTTACATTAACATTGACCCGGGAACACTAAACCCTTATGAGCACGGAGAGTGCTACGTCACAGTAGACGGAATGGAAACAGACCTAGACTTGGGACACTACGAGCGCTTTACTGGAATTCACACCACTAAGGCAAACAGTATGACAACAGGTCGTATCTACAAGGCTGTTATTGATAAAGAACGCCGTGGAGATTATTTAGGAAAGACCATCCAAGTTGTACCTCATATTACTGACGAAATCAAGCGCAACATTAAATTGCTCGGACAGAAATACCACTATGATTACGTTATTACAGAAATTGGCGGAACAATTGGTGATATTGAAAGTGCTCCTTTCATGGAGGCTATACGACAAATGAAATGGGAACTTGGTAAGCGAGCAATAAACGTACATCTAACATACGTACCTTATTTAAAAGCAGCAGGTGAATTAAAGACTAAGCCAACACAGCACAGTGTAAAAGAACTTCAGAGCATAGGTATTCAGCCAGATATATTGGTTCTGCGCACCGAAAAGAATCTTGATGAAGGAATACGTAAAAAGGTTGCAGCATTTTGTAATGTAGACTTTGACTGTGTAGTACAAAGCGAAGATCTGCCTTCAATATATGAAGTTCCGGTAAACATGCAGAGTCAAGGACTTGATACAGCTATTCTTCGAAAGACAGGAGAGCCTATTGGTGAAACACCATCACTTGGTCCTTGGAAGGAATTCATTGAGCGTCGCAAGAATGCCAAAGATACTGTAAATATTGGTCTGGTTGGCAAATACGATCTTCAGGACGCATATAAGAGTATACGTGAAAGTTTGTCACATGCAGGAACATACAATAACTACAAAGTAAATATATCATTCATAAATTCTGAAAATATAACAGAAGAGAATGTAGCCGAAGCATTGAAAGGTCAGGACGGTATTATGATTTGTCCAGGATTCGGACAACGTGGTATTGAAGGCAAAATTATTGCAGCACATTATACACGTTGCAACGATATCCCTACCTTCGGAGTTTGTCTGGGAATGCAAATGATGGTTATTGAGTTTGCACGCAACGTACTTGGTTACCCAGACGCAAATAGTAGAGAGATGGACGAAAAGACTCCTCATAATGTTATCGACATTATGGAAGAGCAAAAGAATATATCAAATATGGGTGGAACAATGCGACTTGGAGCCTACGAATGTATTCTCAAACAAGGAAGTAGAGTATTTGACATCTACAAGAAGGAAAACATTCAGGAACGTCACCGCCATCGCTATGAGTTCAACAACGAATTCCAAACTGAATACGAAAAGAATGGAATGATGTGTGTTGGACGAAACCCAGAAAGTGATTTGGTTGAAATAGTTGAAATACCTGGATTGAAATGGTATATCGGTACACAATATCATCCTGAATATCAATCAACTGTATTGAAACCACATCCACTTTTTGTTGATTTTGTAAAAACAGCAATTGCTAATAAGAAATAA